The proteins below come from a single candidate division WOR-3 bacterium genomic window:
- a CDS encoding glutamate-cysteine ligase family protein translates to MRLRLEKIKTRQVLKALELAEREGETNLYGIEKEFAFINASSLYAVQKIGRQSAYKFITTYGDIPFEFRSRIMPEVFDYMIEVITEPEFTYQQAVEEILRAEASLWSSLNHIQNEFPNMEEILLSSGTLYKPAQIENENIPEVWGKDKKAYLEEMVRRYGEKLTPQGMHGNISIPEPLIAYQYHRSNAKKERGSTGYIDFKNEIYIWLACRLRAFVSLFIAIEANSPFDYVIENGNIYTVLTGYQSNRWMKLPRIESTNHPSILSDYTHFQKISLMLINQGIIIGANNYMPVRPKGERRLGEMPLSFERACWFHDIVLDKNEIESDPLLCDLQGYDDLTFIEKLAIAEKTGWLKKKGFTLNDLIKLWQRDNVRRLLGVPLSRLEIRCEEAGGDYYFERAKSGFIFTLALYLFANPEFGVEFTYDRKDLKKAEFNENQAMKQGLNSEIIHPFLNKNIKMREFLSMILNTLKDFACELGTYEDLKPLYELSKGKENEAEKKINRVLKTLGKNPQKTKNGFIIVPDEIIRHDLIERKKYLLEDLSEKLDWDIYEFKDYPQDNIIIKSYK, encoded by the coding sequence TTGCGATTAAGGTTGGAGAAAATAAAGACCCGGCAAGTTCTTAAGGCATTAGAACTTGCAGAAAGAGAAGGTGAGACGAATCTTTATGGCATTGAGAAAGAATTTGCATTTATCAATGCATCAAGTCTTTATGCGGTCCAGAAGATAGGGAGACAATCTGCCTATAAATTCATAACTACATATGGTGATATTCCGTTTGAATTTCGCAGTAGAATAATGCCTGAGGTCTTTGATTACATGATTGAAGTCATTACTGAACCCGAATTTACTTATCAACAGGCAGTTGAAGAGATATTAAGAGCAGAGGCAAGTTTATGGTCTTCACTTAACCATATCCAGAATGAATTTCCCAATATGGAAGAGATACTTTTAAGCAGTGGCACATTATATAAACCAGCACAGATTGAGAATGAAAACATCCCTGAAGTCTGGGGTAAAGATAAGAAGGCATACCTTGAAGAAATGGTAAGACGCTATGGTGAGAAATTGACACCGCAGGGTATGCACGGAAATATCTCTATTCCCGAACCCCTGATTGCATACCAGTACCACCGTTCTAATGCAAAAAAAGAGCGTGGAAGCACAGGTTATATTGATTTCAAGAATGAAATTTATATCTGGCTCGCCTGTAGGTTAAGGGCATTTGTAAGTCTGTTCATTGCGATTGAAGCAAATTCTCCCTTTGATTATGTTATAGAAAATGGAAATATCTATACCGTCTTGACTGGTTATCAATCTAATCGCTGGATGAAATTGCCCCGGATTGAGAGCACCAATCATCCATCTATTTTAAGTGATTATACACATTTTCAAAAAATCTCATTAATGTTGATTAACCAGGGGATTATCATCGGTGCCAATAATTATATGCCGGTAAGGCCCAAAGGTGAAAGAAGGCTCGGCGAAATGCCATTATCATTTGAACGGGCATGCTGGTTCCATGACATTGTTCTCGATAAAAATGAAATAGAATCAGACCCATTGCTATGCGATTTACAGGGTTATGACGATTTAACATTTATAGAAAAATTAGCGATTGCCGAAAAAACCGGATGGTTGAAAAAGAAAGGATTTACCTTAAATGATTTAATAAAATTATGGCAGAGAGATAATGTTCGGAGGCTGTTAGGTGTTCCATTAAGCCGACTGGAAATCAGGTGTGAAGAAGCGGGTGGAGATTATTACTTTGAACGGGCAAAATCTGGTTTCATATTTACCCTTGCACTTTATCTATTTGCGAACCCAGAATTTGGCGTTGAATTCACCTATGACCGAAAAGATCTAAAAAAGGCAGAATTCAACGAAAATCAAGCAATGAAGCAAGGATTGAATAGTGAGATAATACATCCTTTCCTCAATAAAAATATTAAGATGCGTGAATTCCTTTCTATGATACTGAATACACTTAAAGACTTTGCCTGTGAGTTGGGAACATACGAGGATTTAAAACCACTTTATGAATTGAGTAAAGGTAAAGAAAATGAAGCCGAGAAAAAGATAAATAGAGTCCTTAAAACTTTAGGAAAAAATCCGCAAAAAACAAAAAATGGTTTTATCATTGTTCCTGATGAAATAATCAGGCACGATCTAATAGAGCGAAAGAAATATCTGCTTGAAGACCTGTCAGAAAAATTAGACTGGGATATCTACGAATTTAAAGATTATCCCCAGGATAATATAATTATTAAATCATATAAATAA